A single Roseinatronobacter monicus DNA region contains:
- a CDS encoding ribonuclease HII translates to MTPRSGPDYDYERLAILQGARRVVGVDEVGRGPLCGPVTAAAVWLNPTALPAGLDDSKRVSTRAREQVFAAIMASADVGIGHASPSEIDEINILQATYLAMHRAIAALDVPPDFLLVDGNRLPTGLPCAAQAVVKGDGKVLSIAAASIIAKVTRDRIMAELDLRYPGYGWAENAGYPTKRHKNAIADLGLTPEHRRSFAPIRKILCP, encoded by the coding sequence ATGACCCCAAGATCAGGCCCCGACTATGACTATGAGCGCCTTGCAATTCTGCAAGGCGCGCGCCGCGTGGTCGGTGTGGATGAAGTGGGCCGTGGCCCGCTATGCGGGCCTGTGACAGCCGCTGCTGTCTGGCTGAACCCAACGGCGCTGCCAGCGGGGCTGGACGATTCCAAGCGTGTCAGCACGCGCGCCCGCGAACAGGTTTTTGCCGCCATCATGGCCAGCGCCGATGTTGGTATCGGCCATGCCAGCCCGTCTGAGATTGACGAGATCAACATCCTGCAAGCGACATATCTGGCGATGCACCGCGCTATTGCCGCACTGGATGTGCCGCCCGATTTTCTGCTGGTCGATGGCAACCGCCTGCCAACTGGTTTGCCATGCGCGGCGCAAGCGGTGGTCAAGGGCGATGGCAAGGTCTTGTCCATCGCTGCCGCCTCCATCATCGCCAAAGTTACGCGCGATCGGATTATGGCCGAGTTGGATTTGCGCTACCCCGGATATGGCTGGGCCGAGAATGCGGGCTATCCGACGAAGCGTCACAAAAATGCCATAGCAGATTTGGGGCTGACCCCAGAGCATAGACGCTCCTTCGCCCCCATACGCAAAATATTGTGTCCATAG